The Micromonospora sp. M71_S20 genome has a window encoding:
- a CDS encoding O-antigen ligase family protein: MFGMVPVWWLAGAFYLGWPLLGALLFALLFIRGRVPLPPAAGIWLLFLAVVVVSATQLHTPASVLTFALRLAFYLTALVVGVYVYAVTRERPDQVAVLVPLCAFWFGLVALGWLGVLAPRFALTTPVEVLLPGGVANTPFIQDMVHLTTAEYSARSLNPIYRPAAPFAYTNNYGSAYAMTLPCVVAFTMLRRRGVLRWALLASLPLSLAPAFLTLNRAMFLSLGAGLAVLGVRAALRGNVRVAASIVGVVVTGGLVTLFIPVTQLIGNRVESSDTNTDRLSLYVEVIRRVRESPWLGYGAPVNVDTVSAEAPIGTQGQLWMVLFSHGVPALLCFLAWFVVAALICARATSAAGQWLAVVPVVCLVQIPFYGMANQNLAVAFFAVAFAMALTERETAARLHRPRLPRPEAVPA, from the coding sequence ATGTTCGGCATGGTGCCCGTCTGGTGGCTGGCCGGCGCGTTCTACCTCGGGTGGCCCCTGCTCGGGGCGCTGCTGTTCGCGCTGCTGTTCATCCGGGGCCGGGTGCCGTTGCCTCCGGCCGCCGGGATCTGGCTGCTGTTCCTGGCCGTCGTGGTGGTCAGCGCCACCCAACTGCATACGCCGGCCTCGGTGCTGACGTTCGCCCTGCGGCTCGCCTTCTACCTCACCGCCCTCGTGGTGGGCGTCTACGTCTACGCGGTCACCCGGGAGCGCCCCGACCAGGTCGCGGTCCTCGTTCCGCTCTGCGCCTTCTGGTTCGGGCTGGTCGCGCTGGGCTGGCTGGGCGTGCTGGCACCCCGGTTCGCGCTGACCACCCCGGTGGAGGTGCTGCTCCCGGGCGGGGTGGCCAACACCCCGTTCATCCAGGACATGGTCCACCTCACCACCGCGGAGTACAGCGCCCGGTCGTTGAACCCGATCTACCGGCCGGCCGCGCCGTTCGCGTACACCAACAACTACGGCAGCGCGTACGCGATGACGCTGCCCTGCGTCGTGGCCTTCACCATGCTGCGCCGGCGCGGCGTGTTGCGCTGGGCGCTGCTGGCGTCGCTGCCGCTGTCGTTGGCGCCGGCCTTCCTCACGCTCAACCGGGCGATGTTCCTCAGCCTCGGCGCCGGGCTGGCGGTGCTCGGCGTCCGGGCCGCCCTGCGCGGCAACGTCCGGGTGGCCGCGTCGATCGTCGGGGTGGTGGTCACCGGTGGCCTCGTCACCCTGTTCATCCCGGTCACCCAGCTGATCGGCAACCGGGTCGAGTCCAGCGACACCAACACCGACCGGCTCTCCCTCTATGTGGAGGTGATCCGGCGGGTACGGGAGTCGCCCTGGCTCGGCTACGGCGCGCCGGTGAACGTCGACACCGTCAGCGCCGAGGCGCCGATCGGCACCCAGGGGCAGCTGTGGATGGTGCTGTTCAGCCACGGCGTCCCCGCGCTGCTGTGCTTCCTCGCGTGGTTCGTGGTCGCCGCGCTGATCTGCGCCCGGGCCACGTCCGCCGCCGGGCAGTGGCTGGCCGTGGTGCCGGTGGTCTGTCTGGTGCAGATCCCCTTCTACGGCATGGCCAACCAGAACCTCGCGGTCGCCTTCTTCGCGGTCGCCTTCGCGATGGCGCTCACCGAGCGGGAGACCGCCGCCCGCCTGCACCGCCCCCGTCTCCCGCGCCCGGAAGCGGTGCCCGCATGA